One Vicia villosa cultivar HV-30 ecotype Madison, WI linkage group LG5, Vvil1.0, whole genome shotgun sequence genomic window, gtgttcaacacttactctaaGAGCTAGCCATATGGGTGATCAAGGTCCCCTCCCTAGATTCCCCAATGGTCACAAAAGATTCTTAACGTGtgagaaattaaggctaattTGGCTTCCTGAGACTAATCATTGTTGATAACATTTAATGTTGCGTGTGGGTTCCACGTCATTTGACGTTTTAAGATTTTCTCAGTTAACGTTTGAAGAGTCTTCTTATTGACACTTGGAAGTCTACCTCATACCACGCTTGAGGGACTCGCCCAAGGCCATGTCGagtcttaaaaaatattaatacctACCTCTTAAAACAGAgtgaatataaataaaaaataatataaatataatgataaaaaaaCTTTGAAGAATTTAAAACCTTTTCACAAATTTGAGTGAGGTTGtcgattttttttcaaataaccaAGTTTTGAAGTTTTATTACCAAACTAACCAAACTTCCTCAATAATTCCCAATATAATcatgtttcaaacaaaaaaaaagtaaattaaagAGGAGGTGTCACTTGAATAGGTGCtcctatatattttttcaaatttgttcaattacctgcagattttcctacaGATTTGAtattacttgcggatttacctgcgaattttcctACGGTGTTACCTACGGAAAAATAATTCGCAGATAAATCTGCAGGAAACATCATAtctgcaggaaaatccgcaggtaaataaaaaaattgaaaagaatatAGGAGGCGCCAATTCAAATGACGCCTCCTctttaatttactttttttttttgaaatatggtTAGATTGAAAATTATAGTGGAAGGTTGGTTAGTTTGGTAATAAAACTTCAAAACtatgttgttttttaaaaaatcgaGATTGTCtatatatgtatttttaattaaaaattctcTTAAAGTTCATTCACAAAAAAAATTTGAGATAATACTacacaatttattttaattttagagtGAAGGTCTATTTTAGTCCTCACAAAATTGCAGATGTCAAATTAGTCTGTGAGAAAAAAAAGTCTTTGTTTAttctcttataaaatttaactgagtcatgttagtctctattttaatattttttcaacaattttttttctattttgaaaccgtgactggacttgaCAAGATAGACCTACTTTCAGAAGCTGGATTACCTAATTGTGAGACATCAGAATCTTATCATTCAGAATTAGAGTCATCAAATTTTGATCTTTCAAAATCTGAGTGTCAAACTTCTCTTCATATGTTCCAATCAGAGTCAGAGCCCGATAAATTCTTTTACTAATGATCTTGTGCACTTGAATACATGTTAGTATACCTAGTTGTTCATTAAAtacgttgttatcatcaaaacctaaggacTATGGTATAAACCAAATTTCTTCCAACATAATATTATTTTTgccacaagtattatttacaaaagcaaGAAATTAGCCTAAATCACCCCAatagcagaactaaaccttcctaaaagatcattaaGAAGTGAAACAATAACAACGCTTAATACACAAGAATGCATAACAAAAAAAACCATAGTCACCCACCCATTAGTCTgataataaactaaaaaaaagaaCAATGTGGCATCGCGATTATTTATGTATAATTCcttcacaaataattttaaatcaacagtcgtaaaataggagtccagtcatggtttaaaatatgaaaaaattgtttgaaaaaatattaaaatacagaCTAACATGActcaattaaattttataagagattaaaTATGACCTAATTTGGatttttttgtgagagactaaaatggatcttcactAGTAATTCAGTAGTTCCATCACagttcaaaagaagaaaaaaaccatttttataaagaatttaataaaaactatttttttatcaaaactaatTTGACCTCTGCAATTTTTACGAGGGACTAAAATTTCATTAAATCTTAATTTTATAACATTTTCTATTGATGAGATTTTTTAGTTAcagctattttttttaaaaaaaattattaaaatctctaTCCAATTATATACACATAGCTTCAATCACGCGAGAATATTTATCAGAAGCTGAAACTTGAGAACATTCCGGAAGACTCCACAGCTACTTCTAATCTAATCTGCCTCTGCCGACGACATCCCGAGCAACACCCCCGTGCCACCGTCTTCTCCGCCGCCAATAGAGTGACCCTTGCCTCGTGAGTTTATCTCTTTTATCTTTTTACTTTGTCAGTGTTTTGAGATTTTGCCCCAATCCAATTATTCGCCATCCAGTCATAAACTATAACGATTGCCACAATCTTACTATTGTTTTAGGCTCTTGTTTTCGTTACATAAACCTCAATCTCCTTGATTTCACTTTGCTTCGATTTCCTTGTTCAGTTTTCATCTTCTCTACCGTTACTTTTTGTACTTGggattttcttaattttaattattgtgtGATTCTTGAATCTATGAAATTCTTTCAGAGTGTGTGTGAAGTTCGTTTCACAAATAAGTTATTACAATTATAAcaatttattcatttttgtttCAATATTTTCCTATCTAGTTTAGTAAGAATGCCGTATTTCCTTTGACAGATAAGAAATGCCGAAGGTAAAGACTTCCCGAGTTAAATACCCCGAAGGCTGGGAACTAATCGAGCCAACACTCCGCGAACTTCAAGGAAAGATGAGGGAAGGTTGGGACTTTATCTGTTACATTATACATACCTTACTTAATTTTGTTGTcttagttttaatttttcattctGAAATGTTTTCATAATGTTCTTTATGTGGCAGCTGAGAATGATCCCCATGATGGAAAAAGAAAATGTGAGACTTTATGGCCTATATTTAAAATTGCTCACCAGAAGAGTCGATATGTATATGACCTTTACTACCGGAGGAAGGAAATTTCTAAAGAGTTGTATGAATTCTGTTTGGATCAAGGATATGCTGACCGCAATCTAATTGCAAAATGGAAGAAGGTACCCATCATGAcctatttatgaaatttcttttcgTATGAGTAGTAGTTTCATTTGATAAAACATAGAGTCAGTTTGACTTGGAAGTAAGTGAGAAATCCTAATCCAGGAGACATACAAACATACACGGCTATAAAATCCAATCTTCTTGTTTTTGTGATAGTTTTCCTATAGAATCATAAAGAATTACTTGGTTGGTAGAACACCTAGTGTTTTCTTATAATCCTGAAATCTTGTTACCGTAAGAACGTATATTCTGTAACTTCTGTCCAAGACATGTTTTGTCCCATTTGGGTTTCCAAACGGGTGTTGCGAATGATCTCCTTTTACTCTTTTGGAAATGAACAATATGCGCTAGTTTTCGTAGAGAGGACCTCCTTAACTTTTCAAAGCTTCACTTTGTTCTTGTAACCCCAGTCCCCACGGCCCTTGCACTCCAACTCTGAATCTAGTTATATTACTAGTTCACTTGCAAGTTTCTTCAACTCTCGAAATGTTTTCAAGGTGCACAAGATTTTGACGTTCCAGTATATTCCCTCCACACCGTCAGGATGGACCGGAGTGAACTAAATAGTGTGAATGGTTATTTATGAGTTTTTGCTTAAATTGCTTATATGTCTGCATTGGATTTGGCTTCATAATATGAATATCATAAAATTTGTTAGCTAATGCCTCTGTGCTAAGGCAATTGCTCTGACATCTCGAATAACTGTAAATTTGCAATTGTTCTGACATCACGAATAACTGTAAATTCATCTTAGTGGCTACTGGCTAGATATAAAGACATCTTAACTTAGTATCCTCTCAAACAATTGGAGAGTCATATTTTTAGTTTGATTGCGGACTTGAGGTAAAATAAAGAAGTATAAGTTCTTAGACAGTTTTGCTTTTTCTAAATTGTTATGAGGTCGTTGTTACCGGCACAGTAATTATTGAAATATTCCGAAAATCACAAATATAATTATTGTCTGCCACCTTCCTCTTGCTTTCAGTTAACTAATCTATCATTATATTAACATTACTATACTTCCTTGGATTTGATTACCTAACAACATGTTATTGTTTTCGAACTGCAGCCTGGTTATGAACGTCTCTGTTGTTTGAGGTGCATGCAGCCACGCGATCACAATTTTGCCACAACCTGTGTTTGCAGAGTACCAAAGCAACTTAGGGAGGAGAAGGTTATAGAATGTGTTCATTGTGGTTGCAAGGGTTGTGCAAGTGGGGACTGATTGGACATCAATTCTAGTATAGGGAGGGTTTGTTAGAATCATTCTGTTATGCTTTTAGCTTTCTCTCTTCTTGAAACACTCATATAGCTCTGGTTGTATTAATTAATGTTTACTAATTTCTCAAGAGTTATTCACTGGGATATTAGTTAATTATTAATCATCATAGTGCAAAACCTGAATGGTGTGTTATGTACTTTCTAACTAATAATCCAACATGTGTAATTTGTATAGTTCAAAACCAGACTGGTGTTCTGTACTTTCATATTAATAATCCTACCTGGgtaattttgattgatttttgaaGGCTTACTTTTGGCTTGATGAAAGATTAACACAAACAATTTTTAACTTTTATCAAatgtatataatttataaatgatTGAAACAAAATTATAATCTAATTTCAGTGATAGATTATTACTTTTTATTCATTGAAATTAACAAAAGAAAATAGATTAAGATTTTTTTTCACTgtaaaaaaattaagataaataGAGTATTTTTTAAATCTAGACTAAGATAATGTTAAGCAATTAATGTTTAAGCAACTAGTGGCAGAAATAGCTATgggaatatttttattaattagtaaTAATTAATAAGTGGCACATTTTTCTCTATTTTGATTAGTAATATACTTTTAATCATAGAAATTTttattagtaatatatattatagTGTTAACCTgtttaactaattaaaaaatgTTGTTTTTTTCTTGGACTgtgttgaattgtttgaaaggaaATGCCTGGTTGGGATGGCACGGCAAATATTGTTTCTACCTTTTATCTCTATTGTTAGCTATCATAATCTTGGTGTTTTACTTGCATTATACTATACCAGTATACCATGCACATGGTGTGCATTATTACTACTGcatttaaaagaataaatttttGAACACAAAAATCATcgcataaaataaatatcatacatcACATAATCGACAtgctaatattaaaaaaataacaaacaaaagttACATTTCAAAGAAGTTTAAAAATTAAAGGCATCTAAATTCTCCGATCACCATAAAATGTTCTTAGCTCCTTCACTAAACCAAAACACTTTTATTTATACATAATATCTTATGCATCATCTCTTCCGCCATGAAATCAATTCAAGGCTCTTCATGATGATGTTTGTTAGCAACACTGCACTGTTTTATTCACATAAGGCTCTTTTGCCATATGCTAAATGCTAATTAATGATCTATTATTAACAAATCCTTGTCCAAGATATTTCTGTAGTAACTGTCATCAAGAATCAATGGTGTGCCACACTCATTTGAACCAGAGCACTTCTTTAACATGTGTGGAATGTGATCTCTATCCTCCTCTCCATGCACAATGCATTTTTTTGTCGCATACACCATTATCCAAACAAACTCGCCGAACCACGTCCATTGACACTAGTCAGTGCCACCATTACAGACAAAGTACTGAATCTGTAGTTAGTAGGCAGACCAAAATGTATGAGTAAACATATAGAGAGAAAAAAGATCATGGTGATGCAAATAATAAGGAAAACAATTTAGACACATGGTGTAACGTCCCGGATTTTCATCCAAGATATGACTTAGAAATTATCAATTATACTTGTTTAAACGAAAGTAAAATGGTTTAAAATGAAATACATTCAACTTCAATCCAAATTCCTAAGCGGCAAACCGCgcttctaattaaataaaataataataaataaataacttcaaaatttaATGCGGGCGATTTAATTACTACATAATATTGCTTAAAAGAAAATCCCTTTTTCCCCACGATCACACATCAGACAACATAACTCACTTTATAGTCCTGCATCCATACCTAAAATATTGTTGTAAGGGTCAGTTACTCATGGCAAACTAAACCAAACAAGAATTAAAAATCAGACAAATATAAATACATATGTCATGTTCAAGAAAATTTAATAAGAGTACTCATCAACGATTACTAACAACAACACGGTCAACTTGAGACGGGATACACGTTCAAGAAAATCATAACTATCAACCATCCACGTTATGTCGGTCATATGCAAAATATGAATGCTCTTAAACTATATGATCCGGATATTTCAGCCCGCCACTAAGGCACCACAAAGAATTCATCTCATATAAATGAGGAAAATAACCCGCCACTAAGGCACCACACAGAATGCATATGCCATGTCATGCATGATgacaaatataattataattacccGCCACTAAGGCATCCACACAGAAATTCTACCCGCCACTGAGGCAACAAAAAT contains:
- the LOC131607926 gene encoding protein BUD31 homolog 2-like; translated protein: MPKVKTSRVKYPEGWELIEPTLRELQGKMREAENDPHDGKRKCETLWPIFKIAHQKSRYVYDLYYRRKEISKELYEFCLDQGYADRNLIAKWKKPGYERLCCLRCMQPRDHNFATTCVCRVPKQLREEKVIECVHCGCKGCASGD